The Kitasatospora setae KM-6054 genome contains a region encoding:
- a CDS encoding SCO2583/SCO2584 N-terminal domain-containing protein, giving the protein MPDRRPPDSIEPPDPFEGLVLDEEFIRAATVSEPSARTRMLTERWRHEPPVDPGGRRWSPGDRARSRRAHSTGRPGRGRFAGFTRFSRSGRTGGGPALGPRGRRGGARLGSRFRALSRGERWTAVLGTLIVLLVVGGLLFGPNRAHTPQVAAPGAHPGSPRPTGDRALPGGGTFAGSECGQHGYHHFPNPLDTLPGDTPPGPWLGFAPNASRSGASPSGASPSGASSPLRTSPSGGLLLDLELGSGSSAPLALPAPLGSAGIAVEIEGPNGVVAAAHGLPATVSGAAHTPDGTGWLVAENGTTAHLELPAVALCPGVDAAALAVGTAPRVNADGTVPGPPAYTLTVSVADPEIAELRRTLGTRLHGEVLAVTNLLRVAVKPV; this is encoded by the coding sequence ATGCCCGACCGCCGACCGCCCGATTCCATCGAGCCCCCGGACCCGTTCGAAGGTCTGGTCCTGGACGAGGAGTTCATCCGCGCCGCCACCGTGAGCGAGCCCTCCGCCCGGACCCGGATGCTCACCGAGCGCTGGCGCCACGAGCCCCCGGTCGACCCGGGCGGCCGCCGCTGGTCCCCGGGCGATCGCGCCCGCTCCCGGCGCGCCCACTCCACCGGACGGCCCGGCCGCGGCCGGTTCGCCGGGTTCACCAGGTTCTCCCGGTCCGGCAGGACGGGCGGCGGGCCCGCCCTCGGCCCGCGCGGCCGCCGGGGCGGCGCGCGCCTCGGCTCCCGGTTCCGCGCCCTCAGCCGGGGCGAGCGGTGGACGGCCGTGCTCGGCACGCTGATCGTCCTGCTGGTGGTCGGCGGGCTGCTGTTCGGCCCGAACCGGGCGCACACCCCGCAGGTCGCCGCCCCCGGCGCCCATCCGGGCAGCCCCCGCCCGACCGGCGACCGGGCCCTCCCCGGCGGCGGGACGTTCGCGGGCAGCGAGTGCGGGCAACACGGCTACCACCACTTCCCGAACCCGCTCGACACGCTCCCCGGTGACACCCCGCCCGGCCCCTGGCTGGGCTTCGCCCCCAACGCTTCCCGGTCCGGCGCCTCCCCGTCCGGCGCCTCCCCGTCCGGCGCCTCCTCGCCGCTGAGGACCTCCCCGTCCGGCGGGCTGCTGCTCGACCTGGAGCTCGGCTCCGGTTCGAGCGCCCCGCTGGCGCTCCCCGCACCGCTGGGCAGTGCCGGCATCGCGGTCGAGATCGAGGGACCGAACGGGGTGGTGGCCGCCGCCCACGGGCTGCCCGCCACGGTCTCCGGCGCCGCGCACACCCCCGACGGCACCGGCTGGCTGGTCGCCGAGAACGGCACCACCGCCCACCTGGAACTGCCGGCCGTGGCCCTCTGCCCCGGCGTCGACGCCGCGGCGCTGGCCGTCGGCACGGCCCCCCGGGTCAACGCCGACGGCACCGTCCCCGGGCCCCCTGCGTACACCCTCACCGTGTCGGTGGCCGACCCCGAGATCGCCGAACTGCGCCGCACCCTGGGAACGCGGTTGCACGGCGAGGTGCTGGCGGTCACGAACCTACTGCGGGTGGCCGTCAAGCCGGTCTGA
- a CDS encoding ABC transporter ATP-binding protein, with translation MSPRLRRSASGRPAPSAVPGSPRPAGPAGPATGVPAVELRGVRRGYGQGAGAVTALGGVDLVLPAGTFTAVMGPSGSGKSTFLQCAAGLDRPDAGQVLLAGQEISSLGEDRLTKLRRTRIGFVFQSFNLLPSLTVLQNVLLPQRLAGQRQERARAGELLARVGLGEHASRRPGQLSGGQQQRVALARALITRPDVIFADEPTGALDTRSAHEVLGLLRDAVDALGATVVMVTHDPVAASFADRVVFLAGGTLAGELHHPDPRTVADRMLTLSASPSGAAA, from the coding sequence ATGTCGCCCCGCCTGCGCCGTTCCGCCTCCGGTCGGCCCGCCCCGTCAGCCGTCCCCGGATCCCCAAGGCCCGCCGGTCCCGCCGGGCCCGCCACCGGGGTGCCCGCCGTGGAGCTGCGCGGGGTGCGCCGCGGCTACGGGCAGGGGGCGGGGGCGGTGACCGCGCTCGGGGGCGTCGACCTGGTGCTCCCGGCGGGCACCTTCACGGCCGTGATGGGTCCGTCCGGCTCCGGCAAGAGCACCTTCCTGCAGTGCGCGGCGGGCCTCGACCGGCCGGACGCCGGCCAGGTGCTGCTGGCCGGGCAGGAGATCAGCTCGCTGGGCGAGGACCGGCTGACCAAGCTGCGGCGCACCCGGATCGGTTTCGTCTTCCAGTCCTTCAACCTGCTGCCGTCCCTGACCGTCCTGCAGAACGTGCTGCTGCCCCAGCGGCTGGCCGGCCAGCGGCAGGAGCGGGCCCGGGCCGGCGAACTGCTGGCCCGGGTCGGCCTGGGCGAGCACGCCTCGCGCCGCCCCGGCCAGCTCTCCGGCGGTCAGCAGCAGCGCGTCGCGCTGGCCCGCGCGCTGATCACCCGCCCCGACGTGATCTTCGCGGACGAGCCCACCGGCGCCCTCGACACCCGCAGCGCCCACGAGGTGCTCGGCCTGCTGCGGGACGCGGTGGACGCCCTGGGCGCCACCGTCGTGATGGTCACCCACGACCCGGTGGCCGCCTCCTTCGCCGACCGGGTGGTCTTCCTGGCCGGCGGCACCCTCGCCGGTGAACTCCACCACCCCGATCCGCGCACCGTGGCCGACCGCATGCTCACCCTCTCCGCCTCCCCCTCGGGGGCCGCCGCATGA
- a CDS encoding amidohydrolase family protein: MGLLDEAGVDRAVLFGTRPHPDRFVGFLSVPLGLGAEETAALVEREVLGRGLRGIGELAPAPGGAGLVEPVLRAAADQGRLPVVVHGSAPTTAADLTTLATLARRYPDVPLVVSQLGGQHWIQAVELVRDTPNMYLELSTANVVFAVRTAVKEIPDRTLFSSDAPYGEPVLGGTIAELIDLG; the protein is encoded by the coding sequence GTGGGGCTGCTGGACGAGGCCGGAGTCGACCGCGCCGTCCTGTTCGGCACCCGGCCGCACCCGGACCGGTTCGTCGGCTTCCTGTCGGTGCCGCTGGGGCTGGGAGCGGAGGAGACCGCCGCGCTCGTGGAGCGGGAAGTCCTCGGGCGGGGCCTGCGCGGGATCGGGGAGCTGGCACCGGCACCGGGAGGGGCGGGACTGGTCGAACCGGTGCTCCGAGCGGCGGCCGACCAGGGGCGGCTGCCCGTCGTCGTCCACGGATCCGCGCCGACCACCGCGGCGGACCTGACGACGCTGGCCACGCTGGCCCGCCGGTACCCGGATGTTCCGCTGGTGGTCAGCCAACTGGGCGGGCAACACTGGATACAGGCCGTCGAACTGGTCCGGGACACCCCGAACATGTACCTGGAACTGTCCACCGCCAACGTCGTCTTCGCGGTGCGAACGGCCGTCAAGGAGATCCCGGACCGGACCCTGTTCAGCTCGGACGCGCCGTACGGCGAACCGGTCCTCGGCGGGACGATCGCTGAACTGATCGACCTCGGCTGA
- the tap gene encoding telomere-associated protein Tap: protein MTGTPDAVGALLGSGPRRAVPLPEPAERERLRVAYGLGKAETAQALGISASTFSAWEQGRREPQGEGRAAYARLLEGIVAQLAAEEAAAAEPLVAEPEPEPVAAVGVAVAVAEPESAAEPVGQAVMLDQHPDGSLVMAGAAPCVQCGQPSVYRAQGRPMHLGGFCRPPAPTAAPAIAAPPAVPPAARPAARSAAKAAPARARSAGGRGGKERGGEDWEQAAAARFPAGPLAVLEVAADGRGLVAYGADGQETVGEPPTGRTLGGLLEWALRTGLGTARLHRYGKDGDPLLVLTDAAATELGLPPAGRDEKTQYVPRIGRLPDTHRQVKALTKDGWQLTRRGFGPWARIHREPEAGRRQCVQLCVLPWGALDSAGWKLPDGLAAPELARLLGTYAQRVHTPRGSTAVSGLELVTALRPPTRPVRTAGGWTSGPVEGSRSRVFDAAPPEVPDEHPLAAERADDAVLIAEAWDWHRPLTEREQAAPFAVGLDVNTAFLAAAGRLNLPLSEPVHELDPVFDRKTPGSWRADLSGLVLDPLLPNPFTPDGSAPTGPAWYSTAKLAYAVELGAEVRPSEGWLRHESGPYLDPWHKRLRQAYVDTMAALGVPLDLADRDPDAFLAAMAALGTGDPAELAVLGAIKQTAKGTIGKFRERPRGLGYRPGQRWAALERPTWDPLVRALVIDTATVNLHRKLARLRAELGTAPLAVLSDCAVFAAPGPSATDVLRRPDGTLSGALRLGVSPGHVKFEGSRPLAEIRGLLADGANPARHIKTGGLVSADE, encoded by the coding sequence GTGACCGGTACCCCCGACGCCGTCGGCGCCCTGCTCGGATCCGGCCCCCGGCGGGCCGTCCCGCTACCCGAACCGGCCGAACGCGAACGCCTGCGGGTGGCGTACGGGCTGGGCAAGGCCGAGACCGCGCAGGCCCTCGGCATCAGCGCGAGCACCTTCAGCGCCTGGGAGCAGGGCCGGCGCGAACCACAGGGCGAGGGCCGTGCCGCGTACGCGCGGTTGCTGGAGGGCATCGTCGCGCAACTGGCGGCGGAGGAAGCGGCAGCGGCGGAGCCCCTCGTTGCGGAGCCGGAGCCGGAGCCGGTGGCGGCGGTGGGGGTGGCGGTGGCGGTGGCGGAGCCAGAATCGGCGGCGGAGCCGGTGGGGCAGGCCGTGATGCTCGATCAGCACCCGGACGGTTCGTTGGTGATGGCCGGGGCCGCGCCGTGCGTGCAGTGCGGGCAGCCGTCGGTGTACCGCGCGCAGGGGCGGCCGATGCACCTCGGCGGGTTCTGCCGGCCGCCGGCGCCGACGGCCGCGCCCGCGATCGCCGCGCCCCCCGCCGTGCCCCCGGCGGCGCGGCCGGCGGCCAGGAGCGCCGCCAAGGCGGCGCCCGCCCGGGCGCGGTCCGCCGGGGGCCGGGGCGGGAAGGAGCGGGGCGGCGAGGACTGGGAGCAGGCTGCCGCCGCCCGTTTCCCGGCCGGGCCGCTGGCCGTGCTGGAGGTCGCGGCGGACGGGCGCGGACTGGTCGCGTACGGCGCGGACGGGCAGGAGACGGTCGGGGAGCCGCCGACCGGCCGCACGCTGGGCGGACTGTTGGAGTGGGCGCTGCGGACCGGCCTCGGCACCGCCCGGCTGCACCGGTACGGCAAGGACGGCGACCCGCTGCTGGTGCTGACCGATGCCGCCGCCACCGAACTCGGCCTGCCACCCGCCGGCCGCGACGAGAAGACCCAGTACGTCCCCCGGATCGGCCGGCTGCCCGACACCCACCGGCAGGTCAAGGCGCTCACCAAGGACGGCTGGCAGCTCACCCGGCGCGGTTTCGGCCCCTGGGCCCGGATCCACCGCGAGCCCGAGGCCGGCCGCCGGCAGTGCGTGCAGCTCTGCGTGCTGCCGTGGGGCGCGCTGGACAGCGCCGGCTGGAAGCTCCCGGACGGCCTCGCCGCGCCCGAACTCGCCCGCCTGCTTGGCACGTACGCCCAGCGGGTGCACACTCCGCGCGGTTCCACCGCCGTCTCCGGGCTGGAACTCGTCACCGCGCTGCGCCCGCCGACCCGGCCGGTCCGCACCGCCGGCGGCTGGACGTCCGGCCCGGTGGAGGGCTCCCGGTCGCGGGTGTTCGACGCCGCGCCGCCCGAAGTCCCCGACGAGCACCCGCTGGCCGCCGAGCGCGCGGACGACGCCGTCCTGATCGCCGAGGCCTGGGACTGGCACCGTCCGCTCACCGAGCGGGAGCAGGCCGCGCCGTTCGCCGTCGGGCTGGACGTCAACACGGCCTTCCTCGCCGCCGCCGGGCGCCTCAACCTGCCGCTCTCCGAACCCGTCCACGAACTGGACCCGGTCTTCGACCGGAAGACGCCCGGCAGTTGGCGCGCCGACCTCAGCGGACTCGTCCTCGACCCGCTGCTGCCCAACCCGTTCACCCCCGACGGCAGCGCGCCCACCGGCCCCGCCTGGTACAGCACCGCCAAACTCGCGTACGCTGTCGAGCTCGGCGCCGAGGTCCGCCCCAGCGAAGGGTGGCTGCGCCACGAGTCCGGCCCGTACCTCGACCCGTGGCACAAGCGGCTGCGGCAGGCGTACGTCGACACCATGGCCGCGCTCGGCGTCCCGCTCGACCTGGCCGACCGGGACCCGGACGCCTTCCTGGCCGCGATGGCCGCGCTCGGCACCGGGGACCCGGCCGAACTGGCCGTGCTCGGCGCGATCAAGCAGACCGCGAAGGGCACCATCGGCAAGTTCCGCGAACGCCCCCGCGGCCTCGGCTACCGCCCCGGCCAGCGCTGGGCCGCCCTCGAACGCCCCACCTGGGACCCGCTGGTGCGCGCCCTGGTGATCGACACCGCCACCGTCAACCTGCACCGCAAACTCGCCCGGCTGCGCGCCGAACTCGGCACCGCGCCGCTCGCCGTGCTCTCCGACTGCGCGGTCTTCGCGGCCCCCGGGCCGTCCGCGACGGACGTGCTGCGCCGCCCCGACGGCACCCTGTCCGGCGCGCTGAGGCTCGGCGTCTCGCCCGGGCACGTCAAGTTCGAGGGCAGCCGGCCGCTGGCCGAGATCCGCGGACTGCTCGCCGACGGCGCCAACCCGGCCCGCCACATCAAGACCGGGGGGCTGGTCTCCGCCGATGAATGA
- a CDS encoding oxygenase MpaB family protein, whose protein sequence is MTETTRAGAVPGGGATGAGGPASGQAPGAMPSAADVARAGAASMLRRTLGEQRIVLVAWRLLVLQNAHPAVGAGVGRLSTYRNHPWRRIEHTMDSGRRLFFSDQEALHREIQRLERSHRRIEGVDDRGRPYSALDPAVRVWVMVTLYEAMTALHALAGRPLRPAQLDRLYTEFRTVCAALELPAELLPPTAADVPGYIRATIRDTLELTEAAQDMLYTVLTRAPAPRRLGRLRPAWPLLRRLVARFLTTLTLADLPAEFRAKFDLPRGRGAAALSWLVHRGARAVALQLPDRLRYRTLPDGERARPQQAKAPRPARTPRALRDNRPGRIAAFYRQVMDQTGDGRLTSADFAAMAHNVCWPLELDQAGESGVYAAFDAWWQHLLATMDADGDGEISCEEFVTAMLAGIDRDPDYLDQGLHLAVRAMFRAADLDHSGLLDAEEYRTLFGGSRVHPAELTHGFRQLDTDGDGQITEEEFVRGFTEFFTARTESVAGTQLLGRP, encoded by the coding sequence ATGACGGAGACGACGAGGGCGGGCGCCGTGCCCGGGGGCGGCGCGACCGGAGCGGGCGGCCCGGCATCCGGCCAGGCGCCGGGCGCGATGCCGAGCGCGGCCGACGTCGCACGGGCCGGAGCGGCCTCGATGCTCCGCCGCACGCTGGGCGAGCAGCGGATCGTCCTGGTCGCCTGGCGGCTGCTGGTCCTGCAGAACGCGCACCCGGCGGTCGGCGCCGGGGTCGGCCGGCTCTCCACCTACCGCAACCACCCCTGGCGCCGGATCGAACACACCATGGACAGCGGCCGCCGGCTCTTCTTCTCCGACCAGGAGGCCCTGCACCGGGAGATCCAACGACTCGAACGCAGCCACCGCCGGATCGAAGGGGTCGACGACCGGGGCCGCCCCTACAGCGCCCTCGACCCCGCCGTCCGGGTCTGGGTGATGGTGACCCTGTACGAGGCGATGACCGCCCTGCACGCCCTCGCCGGACGGCCGCTGCGCCCCGCCCAGCTCGACCGGCTCTACACGGAGTTCCGCACGGTCTGCGCCGCCCTCGAACTCCCCGCCGAACTCCTCCCGCCCACCGCCGCCGACGTGCCCGGCTACATCCGCGCCACCATCCGGGACACCCTGGAGCTCACCGAAGCCGCCCAGGACATGCTGTACACCGTCCTCACCCGGGCACCCGCCCCACGCCGCCTCGGCCGGCTGCGCCCCGCCTGGCCGCTGCTGCGCCGACTCGTCGCCCGCTTCCTGACCACGCTCACGCTGGCCGACCTGCCGGCCGAGTTCCGGGCCAAGTTCGACCTGCCGCGCGGCCGGGGCGCGGCCGCACTCTCCTGGCTCGTCCACCGCGGGGCCCGCGCGGTGGCGCTGCAACTGCCCGACCGGCTGCGCTACCGCACCCTGCCGGACGGCGAGCGGGCCCGACCGCAGCAGGCCAAGGCCCCGCGCCCGGCCCGCACGCCGCGGGCACTGCGCGACAACCGGCCGGGGCGGATCGCCGCGTTCTACCGCCAGGTGATGGACCAGACCGGCGACGGCCGGCTGACCTCCGCCGACTTCGCGGCGATGGCGCACAACGTCTGCTGGCCGCTGGAGCTCGACCAGGCCGGCGAGTCCGGTGTGTACGCGGCCTTCGACGCCTGGTGGCAGCACCTGCTGGCCACCATGGACGCCGACGGCGACGGCGAGATCTCCTGCGAGGAGTTCGTCACCGCGATGCTCGCCGGCATCGACCGGGACCCGGACTACCTCGACCAGGGCCTGCACCTCGCCGTCCGCGCGATGTTCCGGGCCGCTGACCTCGACCACAGCGGACTGCTGGACGCCGAGGAGTACCGCACCCTGTTCGGCGGCTCCCGGGTCCACCCGGCCGAACTGACCCACGGCTTCCGGCAACTGGACACCGACGGGGACGGACAGATCACCGAGGAGGAGTTCGTGAGGGGATTCACCGAGTTCTTCACCGCCCGCACGGAGAGCGTCGCCGGGACGCAGCTGCTGGGCCGACCATGA
- a CDS encoding ABC transporter permease — protein MSNGLARAAVRFRPASFAGTFLALLFASAIVTACGVLLQTGLTASVQPSRYADVPVVVAADQQVKVEVARGEDRETVAQPLPERARLDAALTTTVASLPGVAQALPDSAFPVSVASAPSSSSASSAGSTSAPSDLPGLTGRGWAALGIGPGERLAEGRAPADGELVLDAASARAAHLSPGDSVTVATPAGSASYRVSGLAEARPGSATAWFSDRTADRISGHPGRIDAIAVRPAAGTDPRALAAELRHSLDGRAQVSTGLQRGTVEQPALHEARAMLTALGASFGGVATMTAVFVVVSTVALATGQRAREFALLRTIGATPRQIRRSIAAEAVLVAPLAAAVGVLPGLALARWWFGELVARAAVPADVVLGVGPLPVLAAVAACTVTALAAGWFAARRSARMRPAQALGEANTGPGCPGPVRTVTGAVFTAGAVAFAVVAANLTGAAAANTALGVVLCFLVSVALLGPWLVRGAVGLVGVLLRAGGAPASLAADNARASSRRLASATVPIVMVTAFCGTLVFLQSSLQHTAAEHVRQGLTADQVVSAQAGRPGLDAGTVERASQLPGVAAAVGLRPTGLVYQQSDVLATATALGVEGDPAALPSVLDLGVRSGSLADLSRSADTVALDATLADSLGVRVGDRAPLWLGDGHKAEPTVVATYSRGLGLGEALLPGATVAAHSDSPYLARLLVSRAPGADRAATAEALSGLAPGGLTVTDRQGYAAQADRQRELSGWANNVMAGVLAGFAALAAANTLVMTVLDRRREIALLRLAGTTRRQVRAMLRWEALLIALIGLATGTAIAWTTLTPITRALTSASPYVPLGTALPLAAGAALLCLAATALPGRALLRSRPTATR, from the coding sequence ATGAGCAACGGACTGGCCCGCGCCGCCGTGCGCTTCCGCCCCGCCTCCTTCGCGGGGACCTTCCTCGCCCTCTTGTTCGCGTCCGCCATCGTCACGGCCTGCGGCGTGCTGCTGCAGACCGGTCTGACCGCGAGCGTGCAGCCCTCCCGGTACGCCGACGTACCGGTCGTGGTCGCGGCCGACCAGCAGGTGAAGGTGGAGGTCGCCCGCGGCGAGGACCGCGAGACCGTGGCCCAACCCCTGCCCGAACGAGCCCGCCTGGACGCGGCCCTGACCACCACCGTGGCCTCGCTGCCCGGCGTCGCACAGGCCCTGCCGGACTCCGCCTTCCCGGTCTCCGTCGCCTCCGCCCCCTCTTCCTCCTCCGCCTCCTCCGCCGGATCCACCTCCGCACCGTCCGACCTGCCCGGACTCACCGGCCGGGGCTGGGCCGCCCTGGGGATCGGCCCGGGCGAGCGGCTGGCCGAGGGCCGGGCACCCGCCGACGGCGAACTGGTGTTGGACGCCGCCAGCGCCCGCGCCGCCCACCTCTCCCCCGGTGACAGCGTCACTGTCGCGACACCCGCCGGCAGCGCCTCCTACCGGGTCTCCGGCCTGGCCGAGGCACGGCCCGGCTCGGCCACCGCCTGGTTCTCCGACCGCACCGCGGACCGGATCTCCGGGCACCCCGGCCGGATCGACGCCATCGCGGTACGGCCCGCCGCGGGCACCGATCCGCGCGCCCTGGCCGCCGAACTGCGCCACTCGCTGGACGGTCGGGCCCAGGTGTCGACCGGTCTGCAGCGCGGCACGGTCGAGCAGCCGGCGCTGCACGAGGCGAGGGCGATGCTGACGGCGCTGGGGGCGTCCTTCGGCGGGGTGGCGACCATGACGGCGGTGTTCGTGGTGGTCAGCACGGTCGCGCTGGCGACCGGCCAGCGGGCCCGCGAGTTCGCGCTGCTCCGCACCATCGGTGCGACGCCCCGCCAGATCCGGCGGTCGATCGCCGCGGAGGCGGTGCTGGTGGCGCCGCTGGCCGCCGCGGTCGGTGTGCTGCCCGGGCTTGCGCTGGCCCGCTGGTGGTTCGGCGAGCTGGTCGCCCGCGCCGCGGTGCCGGCGGACGTGGTGCTCGGAGTCGGCCCGCTGCCGGTGCTGGCCGCCGTCGCGGCGTGCACGGTGACGGCGCTGGCGGCCGGCTGGTTCGCGGCCCGGCGCAGTGCCCGGATGCGGCCCGCCCAGGCCCTCGGCGAGGCGAACACGGGCCCCGGATGCCCCGGTCCGGTCCGGACGGTGACGGGTGCGGTGTTCACGGCGGGCGCGGTGGCGTTCGCGGTCGTCGCGGCCAATCTGACGGGTGCCGCCGCGGCGAACACCGCGCTGGGTGTGGTGCTGTGCTTCCTGGTCTCGGTGGCGCTGCTCGGCCCCTGGCTGGTGCGCGGGGCGGTGGGTCTGGTCGGGGTGCTGCTACGGGCGGGCGGTGCGCCGGCCTCGCTGGCCGCGGACAACGCCCGGGCCTCGTCCCGCCGGTTGGCTTCGGCGACGGTGCCGATCGTGATGGTGACGGCTTTCTGCGGCACGCTGGTGTTCCTCCAGTCGAGCCTGCAGCACACTGCGGCGGAGCACGTCCGCCAGGGCCTGACGGCGGATCAGGTGGTGTCCGCCCAGGCCGGCCGTCCGGGCCTGGACGCGGGCACGGTGGAGCGGGCTTCGCAGTTGCCCGGGGTCGCGGCGGCGGTCGGCCTGCGGCCGACCGGGCTGGTGTACCAGCAGTCCGATGTGCTGGCCACGGCCACCGCGCTGGGGGTGGAGGGCGACCCGGCGGCCCTCCCCTCGGTGCTGGACCTGGGTGTCAGGTCGGGTTCGCTGGCCGACCTGTCCCGTTCCGCGGACACGGTCGCGCTGGACGCCACGCTGGCCGACAGCCTCGGCGTCCGGGTCGGTGACCGGGCTCCGCTCTGGCTCGGCGACGGCCACAAGGCCGAGCCGACGGTGGTCGCCACCTACAGCCGGGGCCTCGGCCTCGGTGAGGCGCTGCTGCCGGGAGCCACCGTCGCCGCGCACAGCGACTCCCCGTACCTGGCCCGACTGCTGGTCTCCCGGGCGCCGGGGGCGGACCGGGCGGCCACCGCCGAGGCGTTGTCCGGGCTCGCCCCCGGCGGCCTGACGGTGACGGACCGGCAGGGCTACGCGGCGCAGGCCGACCGGCAGCGCGAACTGAGCGGCTGGGCGAACAACGTGATGGCGGGTGTCCTGGCGGGCTTCGCGGCACTGGCCGCCGCCAACACCCTGGTGATGACGGTGTTGGACCGCCGTCGTGAGATCGCCCTGCTGCGGCTGGCCGGCACCACCCGCCGCCAGGTCCGCGCGATGCTCCGGTGGGAGGCCCTGCTGATCGCGCTGATCGGCCTGGCCACCGGCACCGCGATCGCCTGGACGACGCTCACCCCGATCACCCGGGCCCTGACCTCCGCCTCCCCCTACGTCCCCCTCGGTACGGCCCTCCCGCTCGCCGCCGGGGCCGCCCTGCTCTGTCTGGCGGCCACCGCCCTCCCGGGCCGCGCGCTCCTGCGCTCCCGGCCCACCGCCACCCGCTGA
- the tpg gene encoding telomere-protecting terminal protein Tpg, translated as MGEIDEGLERVERTRPIPRTVPARVRYLVKRAKGSTRAVAAELGVSQRTVQRWLKGTIAPKPDAARRIEERVRATWQPGVRRRVRRRAEEQGFMLHIQARFGYSAAGGSTDDPRERLITQHLPGDVARELYAARDAGASETEQRRILATGLQEHYFKDRGRRADGLTAEINDLGWLELEV; from the coding sequence GTGGGGGAGATCGACGAAGGACTCGAACGGGTCGAGCGGACCAGGCCGATCCCGCGCACCGTGCCCGCCCGGGTCCGGTACCTGGTCAAGCGGGCCAAGGGCTCCACCCGGGCGGTGGCCGCCGAACTCGGCGTCTCCCAGCGCACCGTGCAGCGCTGGCTGAAGGGCACCATCGCGCCCAAGCCGGACGCCGCCCGCCGGATCGAGGAGCGGGTCCGCGCCACCTGGCAGCCCGGCGTCCGCCGCCGGGTCCGCCGCCGGGCCGAGGAGCAGGGCTTCATGCTGCACATCCAGGCCAGGTTCGGCTACAGCGCGGCCGGCGGCTCCACCGACGACCCGCGCGAACGGCTGATCACCCAGCACCTGCCCGGCGACGTCGCCCGCGAGCTGTACGCGGCCCGGGACGCCGGGGCGAGCGAGACCGAACAGCGGCGGATCCTCGCCACCGGGCTCCAGGAGCACTACTTCAAGGACCGCGGCCGCCGGGCCGACGGCCTGACCGCCGAGATCAACGACCTCGGCTGGCTGGAGCTGGAGGTCTGA
- a CDS encoding 5-carboxymethyl-2-hydroxymuconate Delta-isomerase: protein MPQILIDHSPGLDFDATGFAKEVHQLIPEVIDARVDDCKTLVRPAARHLVGDGASTDAVVLVEIKILAGRSAEARSTLSARVTELLRGYVRVPAAFGVEITELDRETYVFVHHPGR from the coding sequence GTGCCGCAGATCCTGATCGACCACTCGCCGGGCCTGGACTTCGACGCCACGGGCTTCGCCAAGGAGGTCCACCAGTTGATCCCCGAGGTGATCGACGCCCGGGTGGACGACTGCAAGACGCTGGTGCGTCCGGCCGCGCGGCACCTGGTCGGCGACGGCGCCTCCACGGACGCTGTCGTCCTGGTGGAGATCAAGATCCTGGCCGGTCGCAGCGCGGAGGCCAGGAGCACGCTCTCCGCCCGGGTGACGGAACTGCTGCGCGGATACGTCCGGGTGCCCGCCGCGTTCGGGGTGGAGATCACCGAACTCGACCGGGAGACCTACGTGTTCGTCCACCACCCGGGGCGGTGA